The proteins below come from a single Crossiella sp. CA-258035 genomic window:
- a CDS encoding HAMP domain-containing sensor histidine kinase, whose product MNLWGRWRTAWRRTRLGTRLSLALGALSLVVFAVVGTVMVTSMEEYLASKLDEQMKKSQVEQTAAWRDKGAPQPPWSWQSVLFDMRGGKPQPVSATNGTTQQDIDKLAKVAQEVHGQDEDIYKTLNLYGKQGSYRVRACTITNTQVLVSAAPRDDLDNTVNWFITVCVAMFLVALLVLVVSGRLVLRRGLRPLAQMAGTAHDIRSHDLTDSAQLPVRATGDGGGGVEVEELRSAFNLMLEHIDSSLAARTAAEQRLRRFVADASHELRTPLTSIRGYADLFKYAAANEPAERDRHLARIREEAGRMTLLLDDLLLLARLDAAEVEEPLRPEDIDLVALANAAADAFRAARPCHPLTVVLAQDRLALRADPMRLRQVLDNLLTNTAAHTPPGTEVELAVWAADGHALVRITDNGPGIPAADQERVFDRFYRVDDSRSRDKGGSGLGLAVVRSLVTAHGGTVELTSEPGRTTFLLRFPLSRTPRADH is encoded by the coding sequence GTGAACCTGTGGGGCCGTTGGCGGACGGCCTGGCGGCGCACCCGGCTGGGCACTCGGCTCTCCCTGGCGCTGGGCGCGCTGTCGCTGGTGGTCTTCGCCGTGGTGGGCACCGTGATGGTGACCAGCATGGAGGAGTACCTGGCGAGCAAGCTCGACGAGCAGATGAAGAAGAGCCAGGTCGAGCAGACCGCGGCCTGGCGGGACAAGGGCGCGCCGCAGCCGCCGTGGTCCTGGCAGTCGGTGCTCTTCGACATGCGCGGCGGCAAACCACAGCCGGTCTCGGCCACCAACGGCACCACCCAGCAGGACATCGACAAGCTGGCCAAGGTCGCCCAGGAGGTGCACGGCCAGGACGAGGACATCTACAAAACCCTGAACCTGTACGGGAAACAGGGCTCCTACCGGGTGCGCGCCTGCACCATCACCAACACCCAGGTGCTGGTCAGCGCGGCGCCGAGGGACGACCTGGACAACACGGTCAACTGGTTCATCACGGTGTGCGTGGCCATGTTCCTGGTGGCGCTGCTGGTGCTGGTGGTCTCCGGCCGCCTGGTGCTGCGCAGGGGCCTGCGCCCGCTGGCGCAGATGGCGGGCACCGCGCACGACATCCGCTCGCACGACCTCACCGACTCCGCCCAGCTCCCGGTGCGCGCCACCGGCGACGGCGGTGGCGGGGTGGAGGTGGAGGAGCTGCGCAGCGCGTTCAACCTGATGCTGGAGCACATCGACTCCTCACTGGCCGCCCGCACCGCCGCCGAGCAGCGGCTGCGCCGGTTCGTCGCGGACGCCTCGCACGAGCTGCGCACCCCGCTGACCTCCATCCGCGGCTACGCCGACCTGTTCAAGTACGCCGCGGCAAACGAGCCAGCCGAGCGCGACCGGCACCTGGCCCGCATCCGCGAGGAGGCGGGCAGGATGACGCTCCTGCTGGACGACCTGCTGCTGCTGGCCCGCCTGGACGCCGCCGAGGTCGAGGAACCCCTGCGCCCGGAGGACATCGACCTGGTCGCACTGGCCAACGCCGCCGCCGACGCCTTCCGCGCCGCCCGCCCCTGCCACCCGCTGACCGTGGTGCTGGCCCAGGACCGCCTGGCCCTGCGCGCCGACCCGATGCGCCTGCGCCAGGTCCTGGACAACCTGCTGACCAACACCGCCGCGCACACCCCACCCGGCACCGAGGTCGAGCTCGCGGTCTGGGCCGCCGACGGCCACGCCCTGGTCCGGATCACCGACAACGGCCCCGGCATCCCGGCCGCCGACCAGGAACGCGTCTTCGACCGCTTCTACCGGGTGGACGACTCCCGCTCCCGCGACAAGGGCGGCAGCGGCCTCGGCCTGGCCGTGGTCCGGTCCCTGGTGACCGCGCACGGCGGCACGGTCGAGCTGACCAGCGAACCGGGCCGCACCACGTTCCTGCTCCGCTTCCCGCTGAGCCGCACACCCCGTGCTGACCACTGA
- a CDS encoding response regulator transcription factor — MSNDNQVRLLVVDDEPHIADLVATVARYEGWRAATAGTGAEALRQAAAFSPDIVVLDLMLPDLDGFTVLDRLRESGSLVPVVFLTAKDGTADRIVGLTRGGDDYLVKPFSVEELMARLRAVLRRSTAQAWTPQARSVLQVADLTLDEDTREVRRAGKLATLTPTEYELLRYLMRRSPAVLTKAQILDHVWEYDFGGRSNVVELVISHLRRKVDNGHEPLIHTMRGVGYALRQAVQ, encoded by the coding sequence GTGAGCAACGACAACCAGGTCCGTCTGCTGGTGGTGGACGACGAGCCGCACATCGCCGACCTCGTGGCCACGGTGGCCCGGTACGAGGGCTGGCGGGCGGCGACGGCGGGCACCGGCGCGGAGGCGCTGCGGCAGGCGGCCGCGTTCAGCCCGGACATCGTGGTGCTCGACCTGATGCTGCCCGACCTGGACGGGTTCACCGTGCTGGACCGGCTGCGGGAAAGCGGTTCACTGGTCCCGGTGGTCTTCCTCACCGCCAAGGACGGCACCGCGGACCGGATCGTCGGCCTGACCCGCGGCGGCGACGACTACCTGGTCAAACCCTTCTCGGTGGAGGAGCTGATGGCCAGGCTGCGCGCGGTGCTCCGGCGCAGCACCGCCCAGGCCTGGACGCCGCAGGCGCGCTCGGTGCTCCAGGTCGCCGACCTGACCCTGGACGAGGACACCAGGGAGGTCCGCAGGGCAGGCAAGCTGGCCACCCTGACCCCCACCGAGTACGAGCTGCTGCGCTACCTGATGCGCCGCTCCCCCGCGGTGCTGACCAAGGCGCAGATCCTGGACCACGTCTGGGAGTACGACTTCGGCGGCCGCTCCAACGTGGTCGAGCTGGTCATCTCACACCTGCGCCGCAAGGTCGACAACGGCCACGAGCCGCTGATCCACACCATGCGCGGCGTCGGCTACGCCCTGCGCCAGGCCGTCCAGTGA
- a CDS encoding ferredoxin reductase family protein, translated as MTTLDAPAPAPQAPTVRPRVLARTGLYLLLAANAAVVAVLFASAGFGDNALVLIGRLAGLYAALIMAFQLLLVARLPWLDRRIGMDRLTSWHRWTGFGLLWTLLAHAVFITYGYAQGENLPLLTQFAELATTVDGVLRAVVALLLIIMVGAVSVRAARRRLAYETWHFIHLYTYLAVVLAFGHQIAAGRTFAGSAFARGYWWTLWGVALGTVVLGRLLLPLWRNLRHQFRVTAVVPESDNVVSVYLTGRDLHRLPARAGQFFLWRFLTRDRWWQANPFSLSAAPDGRTLRLTAKALGPGSAGLRHIQPGTRVFAEGPYGAFTTLHQRTPNAVLVAGGVGVTPVRALLEDMTGHVVVLYRVRAQGDAVLYRELAELAQARGAVLHLLTGPNDTETEHGPLLGAANLAALVPDIGSRDVFVCGPPPMTDAVLRGLRELGLPRDQVHAERFSLAS; from the coding sequence GTGACAACGCTTGACGCCCCCGCGCCCGCCCCGCAGGCGCCGACCGTGCGGCCGAGGGTGCTCGCCCGCACCGGTCTGTACCTGCTGCTGGCGGCGAACGCGGCCGTGGTCGCGGTGTTGTTCGCCAGCGCCGGGTTCGGCGACAACGCGCTGGTCCTCATCGGCCGTCTCGCCGGTCTCTACGCCGCGCTGATCATGGCCTTCCAGCTGCTGCTGGTGGCCAGGCTGCCCTGGCTGGACCGGCGGATCGGCATGGACCGGCTGACCTCCTGGCACCGGTGGACCGGCTTCGGTCTGTTGTGGACACTGCTGGCGCACGCGGTGTTCATCACCTACGGCTACGCGCAGGGGGAGAACCTGCCGTTGCTCACCCAGTTCGCCGAGCTGGCGACCACTGTGGACGGTGTGCTGCGCGCGGTCGTGGCGCTGCTGCTGATCATCATGGTCGGCGCGGTGTCGGTGCGCGCGGCCCGGCGCAGGCTGGCCTACGAGACCTGGCACTTCATCCACCTCTACACCTACCTCGCGGTGGTGCTGGCCTTCGGCCACCAGATCGCGGCCGGGCGCACCTTCGCCGGCTCGGCCTTCGCCCGCGGCTACTGGTGGACGCTGTGGGGTGTCGCGCTCGGCACGGTGGTGCTGGGCAGGCTGCTGCTGCCGCTGTGGCGCAACCTGCGGCACCAGTTCCGGGTGACCGCGGTGGTGCCGGAGTCGGACAACGTGGTCTCGGTCTACCTCACCGGCCGCGACCTGCACCGCCTGCCCGCCCGCGCCGGCCAGTTCTTCCTGTGGCGCTTCCTGACCAGGGACCGCTGGTGGCAGGCCAACCCGTTCTCGCTCTCCGCCGCGCCGGACGGCCGCACGCTGCGCCTGACCGCCAAGGCCCTCGGCCCCGGCAGCGCGGGCCTGCGGCACATCCAGCCCGGCACCAGGGTCTTCGCCGAGGGTCCCTACGGCGCGTTCACCACGCTGCACCAGCGCACCCCGAACGCGGTGCTGGTCGCCGGTGGCGTCGGCGTCACCCCGGTGCGCGCGCTGCTGGAGGACATGACCGGCCACGTGGTGGTGCTGTACCGGGTCCGCGCCCAGGGCGACGCGGTGCTGTACCGGGAGCTGGCCGAGCTGGCCCAGGCCCGCGGCGCGGTCCTGCACCTGCTCACCGGCCCCAACGACACGGAGACCGAGCACGGCCCGCTGCTCGGCGCGGCCAACCTGGCCGCCCTGGTGCCCGACATCGGCTCCCGGGACGTGTTCGTCTGCGGCCCGCCGCCGATGACCGACGCGGTGCTGCGCGGCCTGCGCGAGCTCGGCCTGCCCCGCGACCAGGTGCACGCGGAGCGATTCAGCCTCGCCAGCTGA
- a CDS encoding FMN-binding protein, translated as MRRVIPALLLTVAGLIPLWRFEATPHESTAVLADPGGADPGAAGSGTPPPGATTTPGGSGQSTTSATGSTEATNYGSVQVQVTFTGDRITEVRTLRAPTSTRTQGALPRLRQSALTAQSADIDTVSGATQTSQAYARSLRAAIDAKGR; from the coding sequence ATGCGCCGGGTAATCCCCGCCCTGCTGCTGACCGTCGCCGGACTCATCCCGCTGTGGCGCTTCGAGGCCACCCCGCACGAGAGCACCGCCGTGCTCGCCGACCCCGGTGGCGCTGACCCCGGCGCGGCGGGCTCCGGCACCCCGCCGCCCGGCGCGACCACCACGCCCGGCGGCTCCGGCCAGTCCACCACCAGCGCCACCGGCTCGACCGAGGCCACCAACTACGGTTCGGTGCAGGTCCAGGTCACCTTCACCGGCGACCGGATCACCGAGGTCCGCACGCTGCGCGCGCCCACCAGCACCCGCACCCAGGGCGCGCTGCCCCGGCTGCGGCAGTCCGCGCTGACCGCGCAGAGCGCCGACATCGACACCGTCTCCGGGGCCACCCAAACCAGCCAGGCCTACGCGCGGTCGCTCCGGGCCGCGATCGACGCGAAGGGGCGCTGA
- a CDS encoding FAD:protein FMN transferase, with amino-acid sequence MGVTGAVRRVEQVMGLPVSVNLRDERLGEEPVRRVFDWLREVDARFSPFRPDSEVSRFGRGELTEDELSVDLRYVLQVCVDYQHRTGGAFRAWLPGRALDPCAVVKGWAVHRAARLLRRSGARDFCLNAGGDVVTAGEPAPGRRWRVGIRHPDQAGQLCGVLALGDAAVATSAAYERGAHIVDGRTGLPPRRPLLSVTVLAADLTTADTTATAAFALGEEGIGWAAEQPGCSVFAVRADRTVFSSPGLPLA; translated from the coding sequence ATGGGCGTGACCGGCGCGGTGCGCAGGGTGGAGCAGGTGATGGGGCTGCCGGTGTCGGTGAACCTGCGGGACGAGCGGCTCGGGGAGGAGCCGGTGCGGCGGGTGTTCGACTGGCTGCGCGAGGTGGACGCCCGGTTCAGCCCGTTCCGGCCGGACAGCGAGGTCAGCCGGTTCGGCCGGGGCGAGCTGACCGAGGACGAGCTGAGCGTGGACCTGCGGTACGTGCTCCAGGTGTGCGTGGACTACCAGCACCGCACCGGCGGCGCCTTCCGCGCCTGGCTGCCCGGCCGGGCGCTGGACCCGTGCGCGGTGGTCAAGGGCTGGGCCGTGCACCGCGCCGCCCGGCTGCTGCGCCGGTCAGGAGCCCGCGACTTCTGCCTCAACGCCGGTGGCGACGTGGTCACCGCGGGCGAACCCGCCCCCGGCCGGCGCTGGCGGGTCGGCATCCGGCACCCCGACCAGGCCGGCCAGCTCTGCGGCGTGCTCGCCCTCGGCGACGCCGCGGTGGCCACCTCGGCCGCCTACGAACGCGGCGCGCACATCGTGGACGGCCGCACCGGCCTGCCGCCGCGCCGCCCGCTGCTGAGTGTGACGGTGCTCGCCGCCGACCTCACCACCGCGGACACCACCGCCACCGCGGCCTTCGCCCTCGGCGAGGAGGGCATCGGCTGGGCGGCCGAGCAGCCGGGCTGCTCGGTGTTCGCGGTGCGCGCCGACCGGACCGTGTTCAGCTCGCCGGGCCTGCCGCTGGCCTGA
- a CDS encoding folylpolyglutamate synthase/dihydrofolate synthase family protein, protein MTDSQTDAVQALAALRAVEAELDTRWPETKIEPSLDRIRLLTELLGDPQRSYPVVHIAGTNAKTSTSRMIDALFTRIGLRTGRYTSPHLQLATERISVDGGPIGPDRYVEVYRDVEPYVSLVDGRQPVPMSKFEVLTGMAFAAFADAPVDVAVVEVGLGGSWDATNVADGRVAVICPIAIDHVDYLGGDLAGIAKEKAGIIKPGATVVMAEQQPEAATEVLRQVAEADAVIARQGAEFGVLQREIAVGGQLLRLQGLGGVYEDVFLPLHGAHQADNAALALAAVEAFFGAGPDRQLDIETIREAFATVASPGRLERLRTAPTVLVDAAHNPHGAKALAAALEAEFGFRKLVAVVSVMGDKDATGILTELEPVAHEIVLTQNSSPRAMDVDDLAVLAMPIFGEDRILVEAHLPDALEAAIRLAEETDNPDEPVYGGGVVVTGSVVTAGETRALLGKAPA, encoded by the coding sequence GTGACAGACAGTCAGACCGACGCGGTGCAGGCGCTGGCCGCACTACGCGCGGTCGAGGCGGAGCTGGACACCCGCTGGCCGGAAACGAAGATCGAGCCCTCGCTGGACCGGATCCGCCTGCTGACCGAGCTGCTCGGCGACCCCCAGCGCTCCTACCCGGTCGTGCACATCGCGGGCACCAACGCCAAGACCTCGACCTCACGCATGATCGACGCCCTGTTCACCAGGATCGGTCTGCGCACCGGCCGCTACACCAGCCCGCACCTCCAGCTCGCCACCGAGCGGATCAGCGTGGACGGCGGCCCGATCGGCCCCGACCGCTACGTCGAGGTCTACCGGGACGTCGAGCCGTACGTGTCCCTGGTGGACGGCCGCCAGCCGGTGCCGATGAGCAAGTTCGAGGTGCTCACCGGCATGGCCTTCGCCGCCTTCGCCGACGCCCCGGTGGACGTGGCCGTGGTCGAGGTCGGCCTCGGCGGTAGCTGGGACGCCACCAACGTCGCCGACGGCAGGGTCGCGGTGATCTGCCCGATCGCCATCGACCACGTCGACTACCTCGGCGGTGACCTGGCAGGCATCGCCAAGGAGAAGGCCGGGATCATCAAGCCCGGCGCCACCGTGGTGATGGCCGAACAGCAGCCCGAGGCCGCCACCGAGGTGCTCCGGCAGGTGGCCGAGGCCGACGCCGTCATCGCCCGCCAGGGCGCGGAGTTCGGCGTGCTCCAGCGCGAGATCGCCGTCGGCGGCCAGCTGCTGCGCCTGCAGGGACTCGGCGGCGTCTACGAGGACGTCTTCCTGCCCCTGCACGGCGCGCACCAGGCCGACAACGCCGCGCTCGCCCTGGCCGCGGTCGAGGCGTTCTTCGGCGCGGGCCCGGACCGTCAGCTCGACATCGAGACCATCCGCGAGGCCTTCGCCACCGTCGCCTCACCCGGCAGGCTGGAACGCCTGCGCACCGCGCCGACCGTGCTGGTCGACGCCGCGCACAACCCGCACGGGGCCAAGGCACTGGCCGCCGCGCTGGAGGCCGAGTTCGGCTTCCGCAAGCTGGTCGCGGTGGTCAGCGTCATGGGCGACAAGGACGCCACCGGCATCCTCACCGAGCTGGAGCCCGTCGCGCACGAGATCGTGCTGACCCAGAACTCCTCGCCGAGGGCCATGGACGTCGACGACCTGGCCGTCCTGGCCATGCCGATCTTCGGCGAGGACCGGATCCTGGTCGAGGCACACCTGCCCGACGCGCTGGAGGCCGCGATCCGCCTGGCCGAGGAGACCGACAACCCGGACGAGCCGGTCTACGGCGGCGGCGTCGTGGTCACCGGCTCCGTGGTCACCGCGGGCGAGACCCGCGCGCTGCTCGGAAAGGCCCCAGCGTGA